In the genome of Candidatus Hydrogenedentota bacterium, the window GCTTGTCTGCAAACCGCTTTGCGCGCGTCGGCGCGCCTTTCCGATACGGCCCACGGGCCTGCCGCTCGCCCGGCCACGCTATTTCCATACAAATAAAAGGGGATTTTGTCAAGTCTTATTTTTCAGGCCTTTTTTTACGGGATTGGACGGGCTGTCCCGCTTTGCAAGCAATTCTTGACGTTTCGGGCGAAAAGGTGGTATACTTTACCCGATTTGACAGCCCTGAGGGGAGGTCCGTCTTTTTGGGGACCTTACACCGGTCCAGGGTGCAAAGAAATTGGGCTTGCTCCTTGGCCGGCGGACGCCAAGGGGCTGTATTGAGTGTCTGGAAACGGCCAGTGCCGAAGTATTCAAGAGAAGTGGTGGCGCAGGTGCTTGCGGCGAACGACATCGTTGACGTCGTGGGTTCCTGCGTGGAATTGAAACCGGCCGGATCGGGCCGGTTCAAGGCCTGTTGTCCTTTCCACAACGAAAAAACACCCTCGTTCACCGTCAGCCGCGACCGCCAGCAGTATTACTGCTTTGGTTGCGAAAAGCACGGCGACGCCATCGGTTTCCTGATCGAATTCGAGGGATTGACCTTTATTGAATCGTTGCGCAAGCTCGCGGATCGCGGCGGCGTCCGCTTGCCCGCCGTGTCGGATTACGACGACCGCGAAGATCACCTGCGGGCGCAATTGGTCGAGGCCGGCAAATTCGCGGCCCGTTTTTTTCAGGACTGCATCGGCGACGTGCTGAAAGGCGGACTGGGGCGCCAGTACCTCAAGACCCGCGAGTTGAAGCCGGAAACCGTCAAGCGGTTCGGACTGGGCTACGCGCCGGACGGCGGCAACCGGTTCGTGGAAGCGGCCCGCGCAAAGGGATTCAAGGACAACGTCATCGAGGCATCCGGCCTGGCCCGGCGCAACGAACGAGGCCTTTTCGATTTCTTTCGCAACCGTCTGATGATTCCCATCCGCGACATTTCGGGCAACCCCGTCGCGTTTGGCGGACGCGACCTGGGCGATGGCGTTCCGAAATACATCAACTCGCCGGAAAACGCGTTGTACAAGAAAACTCGCACCCTGTACGGCCTGTTCGAGGCGCGCGAGGGCATGCGCCGCGAAAAGCGGGTCTTGCTGGTCGAGGGGTATTTCGACCTGATGCGCTGTTTCGACGCGGGAATCGATCATGTCGTGGCCACCTGCGGCACGGCGCTGACCGCCGAGCAGGCCGCCCTGATCCGCCGGTATGTGCCGGAAGTCGTTATCGTCTACGACGCCGACCTCGCCGGCATTCGCGCGGCCCTCCGCGGAGTAAGCCTGCTGACCAACGCCGGCCTGACCGTCCGGGCCATGACGCTGCCCGACGGCAAGGACCCCGACGAATACATCCGAAAACACGGACCGGAATCCTTCCGGGCGCTGGCCGACGCCGCGGCGGATTTCGTTACCTTCTATGTGCGGATGAGCGAAAACCGCCTCGACACCATCGAGGGCCGGACCGCTGTCGCCCGGGAACTCTTCGTCATCCTGGCCGGCATCAACGACGAATTGCGCGTGAATGAATATCTGAGACACATGGCCCGCGCCCTTCAACTCGGCGAATGGGCCTGTCGAAGCGAATTCGCCCGGCTCCGCCACGAACAGGAGGCCCGCCCCCCCACCGTGGAAGCACCGCCACGGCGCGCCTTCTCCATGCCGGATCGGGATTTCATTGCCGCCCTGCTACAGTATCCCGGCCTGCTCGAACGCGCGCATGAAGCACTCAACGGCATTTCCCTGCAACCCGGACCCGTAATCCAGGTATTGAAGGCATTATGGGAAGATAACGGCGCTTCGCCGGTGTTTCATAACGATGAGGACGCCGGCATGTTGTACGCGGCGGCGGCGAACTGGGATGAAATCACGCCGGAAACGGCGGCCAATATCGTGGCCGAATATGTCAAAAACCTCAAACGGGCCTTACTCAAGGCTGAAAGCGAAAATGTGCAACGCTTGATTCTCCAGGCCGAACGCGCCATGGACCGGGAAAGCATTCCCGAATTACTTCGGCAAAAGGCGGGCATCGATCGACAAATCCAGGGTTTGGGCGCGGCATGAGCT includes:
- the dnaG gene encoding DNA primase; its protein translation is MPKYSREVVAQVLAANDIVDVVGSCVELKPAGSGRFKACCPFHNEKTPSFTVSRDRQQYYCFGCEKHGDAIGFLIEFEGLTFIESLRKLADRGGVRLPAVSDYDDREDHLRAQLVEAGKFAARFFQDCIGDVLKGGLGRQYLKTRELKPETVKRFGLGYAPDGGNRFVEAARAKGFKDNVIEASGLARRNERGLFDFFRNRLMIPIRDISGNPVAFGGRDLGDGVPKYINSPENALYKKTRTLYGLFEAREGMRREKRVLLVEGYFDLMRCFDAGIDHVVATCGTALTAEQAALIRRYVPEVVIVYDADLAGIRAALRGVSLLTNAGLTVRAMTLPDGKDPDEYIRKHGPESFRALADAAADFVTFYVRMSENRLDTIEGRTAVARELFVILAGINDELRVNEYLRHMARALQLGEWACRSEFARLRHEQEARPPTVEAPPRRAFSMPDRDFIAALLQYPGLLERAHEALNGISLQPGPVIQVLKALWEDNGASPVFHNDEDAGMLYAAAANWDEITPETAANIVAEYVKNLKRALLKAESENVQRLILQAERAMDRESIPELLRQKAGIDRQIQGLGAA